From the genome of Ammoniphilus sp. CFH 90114, one region includes:
- a CDS encoding type II toxin-antitoxin system RelE/ParE family toxin, which produces MLSQLQKDPYSLPHVKRMLGSEYEDYRVRFGDYRLLYRIVNGELLILVLDIGPRGGIYQNK; this is translated from the coding sequence ATTCTAAGTCAATTACAGAAGGATCCCTACTCTCTCCCTCATGTCAAGCGTATGCTAGGGAGTGAATACGAAGATTATAGAGTGAGGTTTGGAGACTATCGGTTATTGTATCGAATCGTCAATGGAGAGCTACTTATACTTGTATTGGATATTGGACCTCGTGGTGGTATCTATCAAAATAAATAA